From a region of the Tursiops truncatus isolate mTurTru1 chromosome 2, mTurTru1.mat.Y, whole genome shotgun sequence genome:
- the MEIG1 gene encoding meiosis expressed gene 1 protein homolog: MASSDVKPKSVSHAKKWSEEIENLYRFQHAGYRDEIEYKQVKQVAMVDRWPETGYVKKLQRRDNTFYYYNRQRECDDKEVHKVKIYAY; encoded by the exons ATGGCTAGTTCTGACGTGAAACCAAAATCAGTAAGTCATGCCAAAAAGTGGTcagaagagatagaaaatctGTACAGATTTCAACACGCAGGATATCGAGATGAAATTGAATATAAACAAGTGAAGCAAGTTGCTATG GTAGATCGTTGGCCAGAGACAGGATATGTGAAGAAACTTCAGAGACGGGACAATACTTTCTATTACTACAACAGACAGAGGGAATGTGATGACAAGGAAGTCCACAAAGTGAAAATTTATGCTTACTAG